Genomic segment of Arachis hypogaea cultivar Tifrunner chromosome 16, arahy.Tifrunner.gnm2.J5K5, whole genome shotgun sequence:
TACCCCAACCTTGTGTGAGTGTTTGTGGTGGTTCCTCTTCTGTGtagaagaataggaagaagaagaagaagttcgaGTACAGCAACAACAAGTATTTGCATGGACTTTACGCATTGATGCTTGAGTCTATGATGGAGTAGAAcccaagaaattatttttttgttgtctATTATGAGAGGTATgtgattttttattctgtttataATGATAAATGCTATGCAATTTATGTGAAATAGATCAAATTTTTATGGATGAATGAATGCAGAATATTAATTTGAGGTGTGATTATTTCATTTGGGCTAATAAAATTGGTGATATTGAAAAAAAGTTTGAGAAATTCAGGAGAAgagtaaagaaagaaaatagaaggatggATGTGAAAATAAGGTAATGGAGCTTGCTTTAGGTTTAAAGGTTAATGAAAAGGTAAAGATGTTGAAGACAATTGATGTGATTAATAAAGAATTTGTCTATGGAATGCAACAGGTCTCTGTTTTGTTTTAGGAGTTCCATGAGTTAACTTTTTAAGTCGAAGGGTAATTCATCTATGATATTTTCTATCTGTAGCTTTTTCATGCCTCCCTTGGGTTTTGATCTGGGTTGATTATCTTGCCATGTGTCTAGGTCGGCAAGAAAAATTTTTGCCGCATCCCGGGATCTCTTTCAGAGGGCTAGACTCATGTTGTCGCATTCTACTGCGACTTCCTGGTCCCTGTGTATCATTTCTATGGTGCCGTTGTCGCCTTGAAACTTTATGATTAGAAACTTGGTAAATATGATGGCAAATAAATCGTTAATCAATTTCCTTCCaaggatgatgttgtaggctgtgGAGTCCTTTAGCATCACGATCTCGGAGAGTGTGATTTTTCTCTAGTCTCTGGTTCCAATGGTGACTGGTAGCACGATGGAACCGTCTGGTTTGAGAAAGTTGTCTCTGAGTCCAATTACTCCGTTGCGGTGACTTTGTAGATTTTCATTCCGGAGACCTAGCTTGTCGAAGGCACCTCTGAAAAGGATGTTATAGTTGGCCCCGGTGTTTACTACTCTACTAGTATCCATTTTACCAGTCCGGTTCTGACTCTTTCCGAGATGACGAAAGGGGTGTCCTCCGTCGGGGTGCCGTGTTGGCAGTTGTCGGGGGAGAACGTGATTACTGCTGAGGGAAGAGATTGGTGTTTCGTTTTTCACAGGTAGCACCCTAAGATCCTTTTTCAGTGCCAACTTGGATTTTTCTGGCGCGTCTTTGCCTATGATCACATTTACTATTACGGTTGGGTCAGTCTCTGGGCTTTCCTGGAATGCCTGTTGCACCATTCTGGGATTGCATCCTTTCCGCTTTGGCGATCtttctcttttgatttttctGAGTTCTCGAATAATTTTGGCAAACTCAGGGAATTTGCCATCTCGAATGGCTTGTTCAAGAGCGTTCTTCTGATCGAAACAGTCTTGAGTCTTGTGTTCGTATCCTCTGTGATAATGGCAGTATAAGCTCTTGTTACTGCCTACTCGTTTCTTCAGTTGTCGTGCCTTCGGGAGAATACCATGTTTTGCTATTTGATGATAGATCTCCGTGATTGGGGCTGGCTGGGGGTATATTTCGTGAACTTTCCCACCCTGGGCGGCCGGCTAGGGGCGGTGGATTTGAAGTACTCTTTTTAGGTGTCTTTGGGCAGGGGATTACTTCGAAGTGTCGTATTGGCGTGCTATTGACTAACACGACTTGACTTACTTCTTCGTCATTTATGTATTCCATAACCAAATTTTGAATTTCGTGCATGGTCCAGAATGGTTTGGTCGTGAGGTGCTTCCAAAAATCCTTGTTCATGAACCCGTTGGTTAGACAGAGGCTGGCCACGAAATCGGTGAGCCCTTTCGACTGTTAGGAACTCGTCGTTGAACCTATCGAGGTATTTTCTCGGGGGCTCCTCTTGTTGTTGGGTGACTCTGAGTAGGCTCATCGGGTGTTTGGCTTTGGCGATCCTAGTAGTGAATTGGGCCATAAACTTTCTGGAGATGTCGTCAAAACTGGCGATCGCACCGTTCGAAATAGCATTAAACCCCTTGATGGTTGGTCCAGTTGGGTTGCCGGGAAAGTTCTGCACCAAATTGCATCGGTAGGGGTAGAGCTAAAAATTTTTTGGGAGGGgccaacataaaaaatataagttaaaaagagagaaaaaataaaaattaaaagggggccaaactaaaaaattagaaacttatacatataaattattaattttgggttgggggggggggggaattgCCCCCTTCCCTCTAACGTGCCTCCGCCACTGTGTATCGGCAGCTCCTTTCAGGTTCATCCTGGTCTCGAAGGCTGTTAGGTATTCTTGGGGGTCTTTGGTGCCATCATACTTCGTATCGATTGGTTTGTCAAAACCCTTTGGTAACTTGGCTTTTAGGATCTTCTCGGTAAACGGGGCAGTTCCCATTATCACGTGCTCGCTCCTTGTCCTTTTAGGGTCTCGGCGGTGCCTTTTGTCGTCGTCGTCAAAACGGCACTTTGGCTCTCGGGAAACGTTGTGATTCCGGCGTTTGCTGTGACGCCGGTCGGGTGACTTTTCGCTCCTGATTTCTTGCCGTGATCGACTTTTGTAGGTCACTTGGCTTGTGTGTTCTGGCAGATATCGCTCTTTGGAAGCGACCTTGGCCTCCAGAGTTTGGACCCTTTCAGAGAGCTCTTGAATTATCTAGATCGCCTTCTCACCTAGGTTGTTGGTTGTTCTGGTTTTTTCGAGTTGGCTGTCGTCTTCTCGTGGTTGCTGTCTGTTAGGGGTTGGTTGGCAGTCCACTATTCTGGTTATCCTCTTGTGGTTTGGTGGGGGGTCGTTGTTCCGTAGCTCATGCGTTGTGTTTAGTGGGTCTGGTTTGTGGTGATGGCTCGAGAACCACTTCTCGAATTCTTTCGTCACGTCGCCAAGACCTGACAAGTCCCACAGACAGCGCCAATGTACAAAATGTCATTAGTACGGGTTGTAGGATGGATCAAGGACTCGTCAGTCGATGTGATGACGCAATTGGATTTTGGAGCAGTGGGGTTGGTACCAGCAAAGATATTTTGACGCTCAAATCAAAATGGATCTTAGAGATATAGGTGAAGATTAGGAACGAGTGTCGTACCTAAAAGAGTCTTCGGTCCTTTTTTATAATTggagtttgttatcttatcttattttatctgtTTAAGATAAGAGGgatatttgattttgaatattAGTTAGGAATTACGCGGCCGGTTTCTACCGTAAGAAAAGCCTGACCCGGGTAACCAGGTTGAAGATTGCTCCCATGAGGGATTCGGGGATCGAACCCAaaacatatatattatttctatattttacccagaaaattaaaattagtatatCAATGTTCCGTCATATGGATACCAGTATTCTTCGTAAGTTACATACTTACATGCAATACTTTATCAGTTTGTCCGGTCAAATAGACCTAACACTTTGGACACATATTGTTATGGCATAATAATACATGGCAAAATAATGTTAGCTTAATTGTGTCTTTCCGAAagctttatcttatctttactaCTATATGCCTATATTAATAGATGGATGCCGTGCTTCTCTAAAATACACGAATTCAGGTTCCAAATGCCCTACTTTTTAACAACTGAACTGTCTCAACGTTAATCACCTGACACTTGTTTGCTTTATGAGAGATTCTATAGCCTCATATTCTCTTAATCAATTTATTCGGAATTCGTTTCTCAATTCATTATCTTTCGAGTTgtatagagaaaaataaaaatatataataagttctagataataatattaaaagtatatattaaaTTCTAGATAATATTAATACCACACAGTTTATACAAttgattatataaaaatatatcaacattcaAAACAATTTATATGCGGAGGACGTGTCACCACATCACATGTAGTCTAAATTCATCATAATGGTAAGAAAGCTACATTTTTATCTTAAAGaaaaattagatcaaataatacatatatatagttaaaactactgttttgattttaaaaattttaaataatttaatcacttaattatattatctttaaaaataaagacgaaattattattttatatttttatttaatatttaatcaaCAATTATTGAATAAGATAGTAGATAAACAAAGCTAATATAAGAAAACACTTTAAGAAAAGTATACAAAGAAAttaattctcaattttttttcttttataagcaTTAGTGGCAGGACACTATACTATTATTAGCATATACGTACACGTAGACACTCGAGATATTTCCTCATAAATCAAGTGGTCCACATTTATCCCATTATCCACTAAATTAATAACAGTACTTCAACTTTCTCTGCCTATAAATACGATCCATTCCTTCACCAAACAACAGATCAAAACAGAGTGTGTGtcacaaagaaacaaacaaaaacttgatcagagaagagaaaagagaaaaacaaacaaGATGTCAGGAATCATGCACAAGATCGAGGAGACCCTCCACATGGGAGGGAACAAGAAAGATCAGGAGCACAAGGGAGAGAGCCATGGCAGCGATCAGTACAAGCAGGGAGAGCACCACCAACAGCAGCAGCACtacggtggtggtggtgttggtgttggtggagaGCACCATGGTAGTGGAGGAGTGTACGGAGGAGAACATGGCCACGTGCAAGAGCACCACCCAGGTGAGCAGCAGCACAAGGAGGGTCTTGTAGACAAGATCAAGGATAAGATCCACGGCGGCGACGGTGCCGagggtgagaagaagaagaagaaggataagAAGAAGGGCGAACATGGCCACGACCATGGCCAtgacagcagcagcagcagcgacAGTGATTAGATCTTCTCCGCCATTACTGCTTGCTGCACCTTTCTTCTATGTCAAGGTAATTAAgctctcttattttatttcattattattttttaaaaaatacgggataaataaattatttttataattaaattaaaaaaaagtctaGCGGTCAATActttaccaaaaaaataaaaaaataaaaaataaaaagtaaataattttatattattaaatgaaattttatatcattaaaaatattaataataactcattaataattacaaatcataaaatttattagTAACACACTTCCTAaatttaattaagatttttttcttatgcgtgtttttcttttttttatctgatttttattttgttaataaattattagattaattttgTTGAATTTAGTTCTTGAAGATTAATTTTTtctgataaataattaattaactttttctttaatttgtatttttattttattttattttattttatttattactttattatttaattgctggtgaaaaaagattagtttttttaaatttaattttataattacaactaaaaaaaaaaaaagcagtagTACAGGCCAGGACACAAGTTTCATGCCTTAAAAGAGCCGCTTttgatataatatattatataaatacgtTAATGTTTATTGACTTCTTTCACCAAAATTCCTGTAGCTCTGAAGTTACAAGGGGATAACCGCCGGATAACTCGTTCAAGTTATTATTACAAAACTTTCCTTCCATTTAATCTTTATACAATATATTAAAAGTTTTAAACCGTCACACAATATGAATGGACTTTGTTGTCTTATGTTCTAACATGTAACAGTTTAGATTTTAACACGGGATTGGATCGtataacaatttaatttttaacgCATTTTCCCTTTCTTTGTGGCTCTGTTTCAGGTGCATGGGGTCACAGTTGTGAGGGGCTTggttttacactttcattcttgtgtgaaccaaaaaaaaaaaaaaatcataattagtTTATTACAGTTACCTATATATGTGAGTGAAGggagagtaaaaaaaaaaaaaaaccggacaGAAATTGTGTTTTTTCTACTTTTCCTGTTGGTAATGTGAGTGTTGTAGCATATAATGTACCTCTTAGTCTCAGATTGTAAAAGCCCCACTCCCGTGGTTTTCTTTGGTTGTGTTGTCATGTATTATTATGaaataaggatttctattattACTTATTACTCGTTAGTTAGattgttgtttatttatttttcttgcttgtATATCCTAAAGTTTCAGCATCACATATATAGCTAGAATAGTTGACTTCGCCAGGACAAAGTGTCTTCACATGGCTCtcgaattaaattaatttatttttaaaaaaattggaaataaaCAAAATCAGTTAACGTTGATGTTGAAACTGAGAATCACAGGGAGCAAGAAATAGAAGGGAGAAGAACGAGAACTCATAATTCTGAAGGGGGAGGAGGTGAAGACTTATGCACAAGTTGGTGATACCTCTTGACATCAAATGCACCTAACTAACTATTTCCACGGGTGTCTAACTAACTAACTGCTGCTGCGACTAACTATATCAGTAACAGTTGATTATGTCCAGTTTCTTTATTGATACATTATTGGTTTTCTCACATATTGCTATTGCTATTAGTATTGTGAAGATGCGTCAAAATGTGAGCGACTATCATTATAGACTAACGTGGCATCGTTGGTTATTTATAAGTTAGATCTATTTCCGGCATTCACTAAGGTTAAGGTTCAAATTCGAATGCAGTCTATTAAAAAGTGTCATATATTGCTCTTCAACCAAAGTTCCAGCGGCTTTACACTGCTCTTTGAGAAGTAAAGGTATTTTATTCCTCTTGGAAACAAAAATTCCGAGAATAAACCGAAAATATAGAGAAAAAGAATCTACAGAAAATTTTTTCTCCCATATGGAGACGTGTTTTGCAATGCGAGACATTTTGGGCCCTGAGGCCCACAATAGGATTCAATAACAATGTCCAAAACAATATTTGAATCTAGTGGGTATTCCTAAGATTATTTTGTTTCATGACGAAAATAAAAAGACTATTTTGTTTTCATCCGCTAACTAACGTAGctgaaataattataacaaaaaagaaaaaaacttagCTGAAATAATTTACTTGAGAATTGAAAAATGagaaatattaaaagattatcaaaatttattattttgtggccgtcattaatgtttaaaaataggTGAATTCTATCatacatttttaattttaaacggTAACTTACTCCTTATTACATGTTATAATATTAGTGGTTAAATTCGATTGATTTATCATGAttaaatttaatcttttatttgatttaagtTTTGATAACCcaactaattaattataatataatttttttataatttataaaaattattaaaaaaaatttattttttctcaaacCACATATCTATtaatcattttcaaaaaaaaagttgaaaaaaaaaaaaaaaaatttctaaaaacattaaaaatttccaAAATATTATATCTTATAAAAAAACCTCTTATAAAGTATATTTCGTACTTACTAAAAAATCTTCTGttacaataaaatttattttcaactaCAGCTCAATTAGAGTCGTGTATGTTGAATGAACTTACTGGATAAATAAATTGAGATATATACAAGCACATAAaatcatagttatcagaaccgaaccggtaatcAATCCGGTCATATAACCGGGTCACCAggttactggttcaaccggtgggtcactgatTTATCCGGTTAACTcagttataattaaaaaatataaaattatataaataaaattaaactaatgtcttcaaacttaaaatgcaagtctTTACAAACATTAATAATCTAATATTAATTCTTAAACAtgactaataattaaaaaaaaaagataataaactaGTCTCTAGTACAAAATATGTTCTCAATTTAAATCAACAAGAGCAAGTGAAAGATAACACAATATATGCACTTCatagtaatttttctttttttttttttcacaatttcttTACAATGACCCATCAgtctttcctctattattataaaCTCTTTTAGTGGTAAGATCAGGGATAGGAGTTGCTGATGATGCTTGTTCTTAAGATGGTGGCCTTTCTGATGGTGTTTGAgattaagatatttttaaaattctagtaaaagaaaccaaaaatatttttagcaaCAAAAGATTTACTTAAGTTAGTTTTTAAGCAACACAGCAACCACCACCGTTCCACCAAAGTTCACTAACTTTGTGATTCAACATACAGCAACTCTAAAAAAATccaacaacaaacaacaacagcTCTAAAAAATACAGCAACTCTAAAACAACACAGCAACAAACAACAACACTAAAAAACTAAATGCAACATCAGCAGCCACCAGATTCAAGTTCAACAATAATTCTAACTAAAGTAATAACCACCAGATTCAATAACAACtccaaaaaatcaaatacaatagtaataaCCACCAGATTCTATAACAATACTAACTAGTAACTAAAATATGTTCAGCTTCAAGCCTTCAACAACTCTAAAATTCAATTACAACAGTCAACAACAACCACCAGGTTCAGTATTCAACAACAATTCTAGTAAAAGACCAGGGTCAAAAACTTGAAGGGAGCTCACCTGGTTAATTGGTTTCCAGACCACGACCAAGAAGACGACCACCACCACTCGATTGACCCGAGGGAGCAGATGCAGAGATGCTGCTTGATTTCTGTCTTCTGTGAGCTTTCTGCCGTCGACGAAGAGAACGCAGGGCAGGAGCACGGACCGCGACAATGATGAGGTGAGGAGACAAGGTGAGAGACTGAGAGAGCGACGACAGGAGGCCGTGACCGTGAGAGACCGAGAGTGACGAGGTGAGCGGAGTAACGATGAGAGGGGAGAGACGATGGAGTGATGAGGTGAGGGCGAGGGTGAAGGACTGCCGAGTGCCGCCGATGAAGGAGCAGAGAGACGAGGTTGGCTGGGGGGTTCCACTAGAATCAGACTGATTTCTCATATTAGGGGCAATGGGGAAGGGGGAATAGCCATTAGGGTTTTGTTGAAAGGGAATGGGGCAACTGAAAGGTAAACGACGCAGTTtcgatttaaaagaaaaaaaagaaaaaaaaaagaaacatgacCCGGACCGGGTTGAATTAACTGGCCAGGACACCAGGTTTAACTAAAACCCACCGGGTCGAACCGGGTTCTACCGAGTCCGCTGCAAGACCGGTTCAACGAGTGACTCGACCCAGCCAGATGACCAGGTGACCGGATTTTCGGTCAAACCGACCGGATCGAGTCAGGTTTGATAACTAtgcataaaatcataaaaatttttgagaaaataacatatttttaaaaataaactcccttaatttttttcaattaaatttgaatttcgtCAAATTTGGTGCAGGTTGCTTAGTTTTTTTTCTCCTGTTTTCAACAATTctgagtttaaattttttttttttcaaattgtctTCTTATGAAGAATGAATTTTTCTTTAATAATACGAAGAAAGAAAGACAAAATAGTGTTAGAgaatttttttatgtcttttgaatttttttatttattttattttttgaaatttttttattgaaaatgattaataaatatgtgagttgagaaaaaaattacaaaataattaataaataattttttatatttgttttattttatttttagagatttttttgtttgaaatgattaataaataaatatgtgattcgagaaaaaaataaattacaaaatgagattttttaaataatttttataaattacgaAAAGAATTATACCATAATTAGTTATAGTTGGTTTATCAAAATTTAGAtgtaataaaaagataaatttaaccATGACAAACTGTTGCGGCCCAGCCCGGCTGGCCCTATGACCGACCCGACCGGCACGCGCCTTTGTCGGGTCTGGGCGACCACTCCGCAGGGCACCACATGCCCGGATCTTGACCCGAGCACCTTCCCTCCTGGGAGCCAGCTCACCTGGTAACAGCTGGCAAGGGAAAGCTTTGTGGAAGGTGGGTCTGCTCATGCGGGGTCCACCTCTGACACAGTATATATAGGAAGGGCCCTACCCCTCCCTCGAGGTACGTCACCATTACTTTTTCCTCCTTACCACCTGCGCACTagactgacttgagcgtcggagtgtccttgcaggtggcacccccctcaaCTCACGAAGAACTCGAAAAGTCGGCCGCTCGCGCTATTAGTTTCTAGGATCCAGGCTGAGGTAAGGACCCATCTTCACACCCAATCAGTAATCCCAAATCGTCCGGTAACCGACccaccgaacattggcgccgtctgtgggaacCTTGCCGATATGGACTTTGTTTTGGTTCCTGGTTGGGCTGACGGCGGAGCCGGGCCTCGCGGGGAGGAAATGGATCCCCGAGGCAGTAGGGTAGCCGCCGGAGCTCCCGCTTGCGAGGGCACCAGATCCCCCCGTGACATCCCGAGGGA
This window contains:
- the LOC112754801 gene encoding uncharacterized protein, which codes for MSGIMHKIEETLHMGGNKKDQEHKGESHGSDQYKQGEHHQQQQHYGGGGVGVGGEHHGSGGVYGGEHGHVQEHHPGEQQHKEGLVDKIKDKIHGGDGAEGEKKKKKDKKKGEHGHDHGHDSSSSSDSD